A single Peromyscus leucopus breed LL Stock unplaced genomic scaffold, UCI_PerLeu_2.1 scaffold_1755, whole genome shotgun sequence DNA region contains:
- the LOC114689418 gene encoding 1-acyl-sn-glycerol-3-phosphate acyltransferase epsilon, translated as MLLSLVLHTYSMRYLLPSILMLGSAPTYLLAWTLWRVLSALLPARLYQRVDDRLYCVYQNMVLFFFENYTGVQILLYGDLPKNKENVIYLANHQSTVDWIIADMLAARQDALGHVRYVLKDGLKWLPLYGFYFAQHGGIYVKRSAKFNEKEMRNKLQSYVDAGTPMYLVIFPEGTRYNRTQTKRLSASQAFAAQRGLPVLKHVLTPRIKATHVAFDSMKNHLDAIYDVTVVYEGTEKGSGKYSNSPSMTGFLCKQYPKLHIHFDRIDKNEVPEEQEHMKKWLHERFEIKDKLLVEFYDSPDPERRNKFPGKSVHSRLSVKKTLPSVLVLGSLTAVMLMTESGRKLYVGTWLYGTLLGCLWFVIKT; from the coding sequence ATGCTGCTGTCCCTGGTGCTCCACACGTACTCTATGCGCTACCTGCTCCCGAGCATCTTGATGCTGGGCTCGGCGCCCACCTACCTGCTGGCCTGGACGCTGTGGCGGGTGCTGTCGGCGCTGCTGCCCGCCCGCCTGTACCAGCGCGTGGACGACCGGCTTTACTGCGTCTACCAGAACATGGTGCTCTTCTTCTTCGAGAACTACACCGGGGTCCAGATATTGCTATATGGAGATTtgccaaaaaataaagaaaatgtaatatatttagcAAATCATCAAAGCACAGTTGACTGGATTATTGCGGACATGCTGGCTGCCCGGCAGGATGCCCTTGGACATGTGCGCTATGTGCTGAAAGACGGGTTAAAATGGCTTCCGTTGTATGGGTTTTACTTTGCTCAGCATGGAGGAATTTATGTAAAACGAAGTGCcaaatttaatgaaaaagaaatgagaaacaagCTTCAGAGCTACGTGGACGCAGGAACACCAATGTATCTTGTGATTTTTCCAGAGGGAACAAGGTATAACAGAACACAGACAAAACGCCTTTCAGCCAGTCAGGCATTTGCTGCTCAACGAGGCCTTCCAGTATTAAAGCACGTGCTGACACCAAGAATAAAGGCAACTCACGTTGCTTTTGATTCTATGAAGAATCATTTAGATGCAATTTACGATGTCACAGTGGTTTACGAAGGGACTGAGAAAGGGTCAGGAAAATACTCGAACTCACCGTCCATGACTGGGTTTCTCTGCAAACAGTATCCCAAACTTCATATTCACTTTGATCGTATAGACAAAAATGAAGTTCCAGAGGaacaagaacacatgaaaaaatggCTTCATGAGCGTTTTGAGATAAAAGATAAGTTGCTCGTAGAATTCTATGATTCACCAGatccagaaagaagaaacaaatttcCTGGGAAAAGTGTTCATTCCAGACTAAGTGTCAAGAAGACTCTACCTTCAGTGTTGGTCTTGGGTAGTCTGACTGCTGTCATGCTCATGACGGAGTCTGGAAGGAAACTGTATGTGGGCACCTGGTTGTATGGAACCCTCCTTGGCTGCCTATGGTTTGTTATTAAAACATAA